One window of Methanocorpusculum vombati genomic DNA carries:
- the pheT gene encoding phenylalanine--tRNA ligase subunit beta, with product MPVVKLNNAYLERLTKTDITTIRDNLPMMGSEVEREEEDQTDVQFFPNRPDLYSAEGTARAMRGYLGIETGLPTYTVKPSGISFTVDPKLTNIRPYLGSAVIRNVRMDNAMIESLMGLQESLHWAVGRGRKKVAIGVHDLDKIEGPFSYVAAERSTTFVPLDYDVPMTMDQILAEHPKGKAYAKIVEDLPLFPLIHDAKGRVCSFPPIINGELTRVTEDTRNILLDVTGIEPRAVMVAVNIICTAMTEMGATIESVNVDGTVTPTLAPTERIVSVAACNALVGIAITAEEMKALLERMRFGAEVLDADRVRVTIPCYRADIMHDHDIYEDVAIAYGYDKIPAGLPPTFTVGKPHPVQEVYHLVRGIMVGMSYIENTPFTLTSEKVSYAMMHRPENPAALHVLHPISEDQTIIRTDILPMLMESLSINRSRELPQRIFACGDVVENLVTYPKMAAASIHTAADFSEVYAVVDAFCRMAALSYEVRESEDPAFLDGRRGDVYVAGKKVGVFGEISPDVLTAFGLEHPVAAFEMDLSGLI from the coding sequence ATGCCGGTGGTAAAACTCAATAATGCGTATCTGGAACGGCTGACGAAGACGGACATCACGACGATCCGGGATAATCTGCCGATGATGGGGTCCGAGGTTGAACGCGAGGAGGAGGATCAGACGGATGTGCAGTTCTTCCCGAACCGTCCCGATCTCTACAGTGCGGAGGGAACGGCGCGGGCGATGCGGGGATATCTCGGCATTGAGACGGGTCTTCCGACCTATACGGTAAAACCGTCCGGGATCTCGTTCACCGTTGATCCAAAACTTACCAATATTCGTCCGTATCTTGGGTCTGCGGTTATTCGTAATGTGCGTATGGACAATGCGATGATTGAGTCCCTGATGGGTCTTCAGGAGTCGCTGCACTGGGCGGTCGGGCGCGGACGCAAGAAGGTTGCAATCGGGGTACATGATCTCGATAAGATTGAGGGACCGTTCTCTTATGTGGCAGCCGAGCGGTCAACGACGTTTGTCCCGCTGGATTATGATGTTCCGATGACGATGGATCAGATTCTTGCGGAGCATCCGAAGGGAAAGGCATATGCAAAGATCGTTGAAGATTTGCCGCTGTTCCCGCTGATTCATGATGCGAAGGGACGAGTCTGTTCGTTCCCGCCGATCATCAACGGGGAGCTTACCCGGGTTACGGAGGATACGAGAAATATTCTGCTGGATGTTACCGGTATTGAGCCGCGCGCGGTGATGGTTGCGGTCAACATTATCTGTACGGCAATGACGGAGATGGGAGCTACGATTGAGTCAGTGAATGTAGACGGTACGGTTACGCCGACACTTGCCCCGACAGAGCGGATTGTTTCAGTTGCGGCATGCAATGCCCTGGTGGGCATTGCGATCACCGCGGAGGAGATGAAGGCCCTTCTTGAGCGTATGCGGTTCGGCGCGGAGGTTCTGGATGCGGATCGGGTCCGCGTGACGATTCCCTGTTATCGTGCAGATATTATGCATGATCATGATATCTATGAGGATGTGGCAATCGCCTACGGCTATGATAAGATTCCGGCAGGCCTGCCGCCGACGTTTACGGTCGGTAAGCCGCATCCTGTGCAGGAGGTGTATCATCTTGTGCGCGGAATTATGGTCGGTATGTCCTATATTGAGAATACACCGTTTACGCTGACGAGTGAGAAGGTGTCGTATGCGATGATGCACCGTCCGGAGAATCCTGCGGCGCTTCATGTGCTGCATCCGATCAGTGAGGATCAGACAATTATCCGGACGGATATTCTGCCGATGCTGATGGAGTCGCTGTCCATTAACCGGTCACGCGAGCTGCCGCAGAGAATTTTTGCCTGCGGTGATGTGGTGGAGAATCTGGTGACGTATCCGAAGATGGCGGCGGCTTCCATCCACACGGCGGCTGACTTTTCCGAGGTTTATGCGGTTGTCGATGCGTTCTGCCGGATGGCGGCTCTGTCGTATGAGGTCCGGGAGTCGGAAGATCCGGCGTTCCTTGACGGCAGACGCGGTGATGTGTATGTTGCGGGAAAGAAGGTCGGGGTGTTTGGGGAGATCAGTCCCGATGTGCTGACGGCGTTCGGTCTTGAACATCCGGTCGCGGCGTTTGAGATGGATCTGTCCGGTCTGATCTAA